The Primulina huaijiensis isolate GDHJ02 chromosome 18, ASM1229523v2, whole genome shotgun sequence DNA window cctataaatgattaggttatattaggtaggttaaaataataACTCCTCAAACCCTATGATTATTTATCCTACTCTTAATCCTtcctatttttccaattttacccttctcctaaatgcaaactcaccaccacttcttTCCACCGACCGTCCACGGGCAACATCCGCCAAAGGCCGACCACCGCCGCCGGCAACCGTCGGCCACCTCCGCCGGCCACCGCCGACCATCTCCGCCGAACACCGCCGCTGCTTCTGGCTGAACATCGCCACCGACCGccggccgccgccgccgccgcttcCGGGCGTCCACCGCCAGCCGCCGACAACCTCTGGCCGACccctccgccgccgccgccgccgtcTCCGGCCGACCGATGTCGCCGCCTCTGCCGGACCGTCGCCGCCGGActagaagaagaaaaacaaaaaaaagggaaattttgttattttatcaaaaaattcaaaattatcccacacttaaaaatcataccaaacataatacaattttacattatatattatatttctatcacaatcatttcttttatcatttacatactaatcattagttttttttatcctCTAAACCAAACACAGCCTTAGAATAGAAGGAATTTAATTggggaaatttttttaaaaaaaactttgtcaaactaaattttataaaaataataataattctcaAGTGTATTCGActgttttaaaatatattgtgaAGGTTAGTTTCAGAAACAAAGTTTgcccaaaattattttattaattatccATATTTATTGGCCATATAATTTGTTTGCCAAAttcttatttttcttcttaaatattttattaataaacatttataaaaaaagaaacaaagaaaaacgttatccatcattttctaagaaaatttCATGTTACTTTAAATCACTATTACCAAAGGACATCTAAATATGAATATTTACCATCAACGGAAAAATTAATAGACATCATATCTATTATTAAATGTTCATCCTCAAATTCACATTTGGAGTGGTACCGTAAAGATAACGTCTCATTATTTCATCTTCTGgatcatatacatttttttttttactttatatgGTGCAGAGACTATTATGTAAATAAATTTGTCTTaaccaaattaaatatttattctcAACTATATGAATACGAATTAGTAATGAACTTAATTATCAATTTTCAttggtaaattttttaaaaataaccttgGTTAAAATATGTTTTCGAAAAATTTATAGGATCTATTGGAAGACAAatattgagctacaatagctcctttttgaaatgttaaaaaatgaaatgaatacTGAGAAATTAAATCCAAGCAGAAGAAACTAAAAACAATCTCTCTAAaaatcgattaaatattttgtaaaatatttactCGATATGCAAGTTGAAATAACAAAAACGCTTTGGTTGAagaattttatcaaacacttcatatgcaatattttggttgaTTCAATAATGCATTAAAAAACAGTAGCAATAGTAAGTAAATtcgataaataaatatacacgaatttttttatagatgttcgAAAATTAACAACTTCTATGCTACCTAATCTTCCCCTTGGAAAGTATCACTagaagagtttgatttatacaacctcttgtacaaactcatttcaaCTTAGAACTTATTCATTGCCTTATTGAAACTCTTAACACACTATCGATTGTAGGCCGCAACATCAAAATATGCATAATGTTTTACGTCCCTTATGTCAAAACTATgaacacaatctttaatgtctttgtgtcaAGACCatcattcaaaaatattttgaagttcATATGTTTTTTGTGtaagtgattgtgtgtgaggatttAATCATGTACAGTGTATTAAACTCTCAAATATATCTTTACACATAGAGGATAGCTCTCACTAAGCTAATCTTACCTATTTAAATTCTCCTTCTTAGGCTTGCTCTTATTCTAACGTGTTTTTCTTCAATTAAGTTGCACATGCTTTGAATCTCCATCAAAGCTTATTGTTTGATCTTCAAAGTATTGTATTTATAACCTATAAGAATGATATAAATGTTAGATATAataatatgaccgtttggaaatgttctgtactgtttctgacaTTAAAACAGTCATATTTGACTTTCTGACCACTTTTTAATATCAGACTGGCAGGTGGACCACCGCTGTCCTATCAGATTCTGGAAGCTAGAATTCAAGAGCGATCCGGTCGGATTTTGGTGCGGCTAGAGTTTGAGTGATTTGGCTGGAATTTGATCAGCTACTGGAGTTGGGTAGCTGGAGTTTGGCCCAAATCTAGCTGGTCTCTTCTCTTGATTATAGCTCTAGATTCATCGATTTATGAGCAAAATGATGAACATATAAGTTGTAGCTCTTTCTCTTTTATCTGAATCCAGAATCACTCTGATTTTAAGTTTGTATGAGAGTGATATGCTTGAATAACCAGACCATACACGATCTAGAACTTGTTCTTCATTCAATTCAGAATCAGTACATAACCAGCAAATTCATCATAGTGTATCATCAGACTTTGACTTCAGACAATGATTCGTAGATAATTGTCTTCGTTTTCAAACGCATGTTGAATCATTATATTACCATGATTGAGCTGTGAGATATCAAAACACTAAAGCTCAATAGATTTCCAGCTCGGCTTCATTTGAATTCCAACTTTTCAAATCTTTCAAATTGACATCTAACAACCATATACTTGAgaaaatatgttagaaacacagtaacaagttttgttatctTCAAAATTAAGATCGCTAGTGATACCCCAGCgatgaacccatcaagatcaggcccaaactcccggcccatctctagagcccacaggtgaagggcctaTGAGCAGTCCAGGTattttcctataaataccaggtttgagcgtatgatttagcattcactatattattttcagcagcacccttagctgctcccccatatatcctcggtctctgacttgagcgtcggagggggtacgccaggacaccctcctggcccccttctaatggtcttattcttgatttcaggctcagggtaatcttaaagcccacgtctgaactagtgacgctcgttggaatcggacccgaaatttctcgtgagtatcacttggcgccgtctgtgggaagaCTTGAgctgagacgtagagatggtaggcaggaaaggaagtagaagagctacctcagcatcatcgcgtcctcagagGAGACCCGAACAATCTCATGTTGAGAAAGACATGAACAACAGCGTCTTGAGACGAGACAAgaacaacctcgtcaagagacaaTAACCGAGCAGCCCTTTCACGAGGCAAGGGTCGAGCAAACCCGTCCCAATGAGAATGTGGGGAACTTAAATCTGGAACAGTTGGGCCAATTTATCATCCggacagtggatgaggccatgaaaagAAATCAAGAGTCTGTGTTTGTAGAGGAACAGGCCACCCGTCAGGAGCGTGAGGAAAATGTTGAAGTCCACCAGAGTAGGGTGGAGGAGACACAGCCCCACCAAAGtggggagattagtgagatggTAGAAATGTGGAAGGAAATACAGATGTTGAGGCAGCAGTTGGGAAGCAGAGCGCCGGCACCCAAGAGATGAATTCCTTTTTCACTAGCCATTTTAGAATAAGGGCTTCCTCCAAATTTTCGACAGTCGAATGTGGGAGAGTACGATGGACATACCGACCCAAAAGAACATTTGGGGAGATTTGAGAACGCGGCTCTGTTGCATCAATATACAGATGGAGTGAAGTGCAGGGTGTTTTtgggcacgttggtgaggtcagcccagcagtggtttaacaccttgcagcccaactccatacgTTCTTTTGAGGACTTCTCAGCTGCCTTCTTGCACCGATTCGCTAGCAGCAAAaggcaccagaaaaattatttgagcttgTTCGTGATGAAACAACAAGAAGCTGAAACTTTGCGAGAGtttgtccagcgtttcaacAACGCAGCGTTGGAGATACCAGCGACCACtcctgacatcatgataagtgcctttacccAGGGACTTAGAGGAGGAGAGTTCTTTAAATCTTTAGTGAAGAAACCTCCATCAAGTTATGATGATCTATTATCTCGGgcggaaaaatatgtaaatctcgAAGATGCCCAGCGGCATAAGAGGATGGAGCAGCGATCTGGGAGAAGTAGAGTTGAGGGAGCGGAAAGAGGAAGTAGGAAGAGAGGCGCGGGCGAGAGAGAGGATGATAAGGCTAGGGGcagaggacaattctcatcccATGTTCTTCTGGATGGGAGTCGGGACAAGGTGATGGAAGTGAGGGAGTCCGAGGGGAGGTGGGAGAAGTCGCAAAGGGTTGAGTGTAGTGCTAGATTGCCTTCGCGGGATAGACGAGAAGGATTCTCATCCAGGAGTCGACAGAGGTCTCGCTCGTCCCCTAGGCGTGGTCAAGGCCCTCCATGGATAAATCAGAGGATCGGGGAGCAGAGAGGGGAAGGTCGATGTCAAGATGTCCCTCAGGAACCCGTCGAACCGAGGAGGAGAACGAATGAGGATAACCACCCTATGAGAGGAATGATTCATGTGATCTcggggggtgctactgatggagactctggGCGAGCTCGGAAGGCACATGGGAGAAGGTTGGAAAACTTTGAGATATCTAGGGGTGCAGACTTACCACAAGACCCCGTCATCAGCTTTGGGCCGGAAGACCTCCGAGGCATTGTGACTCCacataacgatgccttggtggtaacggccaccattgccaattatgatgtggcgaggatatttattgataatggaagtTCCGTGAACGTCTTGTTCAAAAGCACGTTGGATCAAATGAAGGTGGaaggatttgagtttgagccgGTCTCCACCCCGCTGTATGGGTTTGCAGAACACGCCATCCTGCCTTTGGGTCAGATGTTCTTCCCTCTATCTTTGGGACACGAACCTTGGCGTATAACAAAGATGACAACATTTACCTTGGTGGACACCCCATCCGCTTACAATGGAATTCTGGGGCGACCAGCCCTAAAGGATTTCAGAGCAGTAGCGTCCACATATCATCAGAAGCTGAAGTTTCCTGTGGAGAAGGGGGTTGGAGTCTTGTGGTCGCGCGTCGGTATTATGAAAGAATCGtgaaggaagaagaaaagagaggTCGCAAGCATTCGCATGGAAGCTTAAGCTCAGTCTTACAGTTGTAGAGTCATTCAGAAAAGCTTCTAAGTTGGTAACTTTGTCCTGTGGAGGTACAAGAGGAGCAtagagaaaagttggagaaTGCGCTGGGTAAGGCTCTAAAGAGGCCCGTGAACGCTTACAACCTTAGAGAATATTAATCTTGACTTTATTTTTGGTGTATTTCGTTTCTGAATTTGTCTTACGTTAtcagttgaaatttaataaagccAAGTTCTTATATTAAGTTCGTGGATGTTCTTGTATTATGGGGatgatataaattaaattttcctactaaggcatcgcctagtagatgAGCAGAGTGGGAGAGGAGaaagattttattttcctgcttaGGCTGCGCCCAGTAGAGTAGCAGAGTTGgggaaaagaaaaattttcattatcctgctaaggcatcgcctagcagaggagttagagggtgatggttgataatctttattttcctgctaaggcgtcgcctagcagaggagcagagtgggtGATGAGAAAGATTTCGTTATCCTGCTAatgcatcgcctagtagaggagcataatgcaggagaaaaattaactTTTCCTACTAcgacatcgcctagtagaggagcagagtggggGATGAGAAAGATATTGTTATCCTgataaggcatcgcctagtagaggagcaggatgcaggagaaaaattaacttttccttctaaggcatcgcctagtagaggagctgAGGATAGGAGAAAAATTAacttttcctgctaaggcatcgcctagcagaggagcagagtggggGATGAGAAAGATTTCGttatcctgctaaggcatcgcctagtagaggagcagaatgcaggagaaaaattaacttttcctactaaggcatcgcctagtagagaagcagagtgcaggagaaaaattaacttttcctactaagacatcgcctagtagaggagcagagtgcatgagaaaaattaaacttttcctgctaaggcctcGCCTaccagaggagcagagtggagaaggaaaaattttattttcctgctaaggcatcgcctagcagaggatcAGAGTTGGGGTGgagaaaagttaaatttttccTGGTAAGGCATctcctagcagaggagcagagtggatgagaagaattttattttcctgctaaggcatcgcctagcagaagaacagagtggaggaggagaaataaattttcatgctaaggcatcgcctagcagaggatcAGAGTTGGGGCGgagaaaagttaaatttttcctgctaaggcatcgcctatcagaggagcagagtttgggagaaaaatctttatttttctactaaggcgtcgcctagcagaggagttagagggtgatggttgataatctttattttcctgctaaggcgtcgcctagcagaggagttagagggtgatggtggagaatctttattttcctgcgaaggcgtcgcctagcagaggagttttattttcctgctaagcccctgcttagcagaggagttacgagatgatgatgtgagaattttattttcctgctaaggcatagcctagcagaggagttagatgGTGAGgatattgaaattttatttttcctgctaagaacTATTTTAGCAGAGAAGTCAAGGGCACGGGGAAGTGGAAACTATTTCCCTTCGAAAGCTTAGTAGAGGACCTGGAAGATGGGATCGACCTGACAGGTCAGGTCGTGGGGGTTTGGGGGCAACGCCCCCAAAAGCTATTCAGAAATCACACAACCCTTCGCAAgggaatatatcaaaattctcAACGTACTGGACGAGGATGGGCGATGCCAGCACTCGGGCGCGAGCGCGGCACAGGCGAGGGGCGAGCGTGGCACGGCGTGGGCGAGAAAGCGACGGGCGAGCAAGCGAGGGGCGAGCGCGGCTCACGGCGAGGGGCGAGCGTGGCGCTCGGGGCGCTCGGGCGAGCGTGGCACGGCGTGGGGCGAGCGCGGCATGGCACGGCACGACACGGGCGAGCGCGGCACGGTGTGGGCGAGCAAGCGAGGGGCGAGCGTGGCACAGGGCGAGGGGCGAGCGTGTCACGGCGTGGGCGAGCGGGCGAGGGGCGAGCGGGCGAGCGCAGCACATGGCGAGGGGAGAGCGCGGCACACGGCGCGGGCGAGCAGGCAAGGTCTCGAGCGGGAGAGTAGGCGCGCACGGCGAGGGCTCGGCGTAGGCAAGCAGGCGAGGCTTCGATACTGTCGGCTGGCAGGCGAGGGCGTAGGATGCGTGGGCAGCCGAGCAAGGGAGGTGCGCGCTCGTGCGAGGTGTGGGCAGGGTGATGAAGTAAGCGCGTTGAGCGTAGGCGGGAGAGAGCTGCAAAATCGCGACTTGATTTGTTTCCAAATTTTTGGAGACTGACAGATGGTGGGAAGAAAATGCACAACTCGCACCCGATAACCCGAGAACagcacaattaatcgaactttgaacctacgattcagttcgactcgggagggggagactggtgataccccagcgatgaacccatcaagatcaggcccaaactcccggcccatctctagagcccacaggtgaagggcctaTGAGCAGTCCAGGTattttcctataaataccaggtttgagcgtatgatttagcattcactatattattttcagcagcacccttagctgctcccccatatatcctcggtctctgacttgagcgtcggagggactacgccaggacaccctcctggcccccttctaacggtcttattcttgatttcaggctcagggtaatcTTAAAGCCCACGTCTGAACTAGTGACGCTCGTTGGAATCGGACCCGAAATTTCTCGTGAGTATCAGCTAGCATTTCCGTAATTCGACAAAACTAACCCTCCTTCACTTGagaatgttatatatatatttttaaaaagtttgacCAAATTATTTTACTAATCATCACCAATTTTTATCGTACACACATTgtattgcttttttttttttttaccgaaACATTGTTGTATTTCGACTTATATGGGGCgcataataaaattaatactttgataagttaaataataaccataaataaatttatttttatttagtttttaaacCGTAATGTGatgaattaattagaattatACAATTTCCATTTATTTTACATACCTGAGCTTAGAATTTAGATgtggaaaataaatatttcaaatttaagctacaaaccaaaaattaaatttgcaattaatggtggaaaattcacaaaatatattttaatcaatCATTAGTCTTCATGGCAGATACAAAATAAATGCTTTATTTAACATAATGAAAATGaccataatatttaattataaaagtCGTAAAGTCTCTTTCACAATGTCATATGGTTTTGGTTGACAAAGGTTACACTAATCTCCGATCCATCGAGTAGTCATTACGAAATGATacattaaatcatatatatagtCGGACTTTAaattatcaatattcaaattgtATAATTAATTTGTGGTTTTTGTAATCCGAATCAGGATTTTAATATAATGGGAcaaacaaaaataagaaaaaaaatatttaattcaaatattttaaatcgtataacacaacaaaaaaatattatgtgacGATCAAATGATTATCATTAAAACAAAAGTTGTAATTGATAGCCACAACACAAAATACACCTACTTGGGTTTTAATTGGTCGGATTGTTAAGCTCATGAGTCTGAGTAGGTGTACGTCTATCTGTTGATTTTATTTCACATCTCTTATATATCAGTCTTATCTTTCTCCTACCACCAGTCATGTCCTTAACAAAGACAATATTATCCGTTAAAATCTGACGTCATTCTCGTACGACTCAtctagccaaccagatcaatCGGTTCAATGTCAGCAACTTGTCACATGAGAACTTCTAAAGGTCATCCATCtcagtactactctcactcataTACACCAAATCATATAAACTTTTGCAAGGTATTCTTACGCCACTAATCCTAACTTAATTAAGTAATaacttataattttattgtaataatGAATGACTTAATGCCCATAACATTCGCTATTTAAACCATTTTCACACTATAATTTCTTGatcgataaattaaattaacagaGTCAATTAGTTAGTCGCATTAATTAGTTGATCGtccgacacacacacacacacacacacacacacacactatatatatatgtgatacGATTGGGATTCAGTTTTCATCGTTTTACAAGCaaatttttacaaaattgaAATTGTTATATAAAAAATGTGGGAGCAAAACATAATTTTATTCCAAATGTTTAGCTAGAGTcccaaatcttttaaattatgcCCAATTTGGTTTTTTAAGCtaaaaaactttcaaaaatgctcaaaatacccttgatcatttcattattattagaaaataattatacTGGGTCATTAAAATAGTATTAGAGCTTAGGGTTTTTACTCCAACAtactaaattattattatttagtaatTTGTTTTGATGAGGAGgagattttttttcctgaaaataTGGATGCGAAGATATGTTTGAGATTTATTATTTACATGGTTTATTCCAATATCTTGAAATATTTGGCTAATGTGCCTGTAATTACCCgaaaccttattttaaatgatttatttatttgtttgtttgttgattcatgtgatttttaataaataaaagaacaaagataataaaattaatattctaTTTTTCGATCTAGAACAATAATCAAAATGATACTGAAAATCGATGTTTCTTAACaaataatttactaaaataGTTAAACCAAAATATCTTACATAAATTCGATCGTACCAATGaagtttaaccgaaattttacTAACCCCGTCGATTATAGATCGCAAAAGTGCATGGTGGGCTTGATAGCAATATAATCCTAGTCAATCGTcattaattaaagattaatgcATATCATTATGTCTTCAAAAACgatatttcataatttattaatGGAATTCTACATGATTGGTAGACAAGGCCCAGATTTTTACGTAGGAATAAGTTTATTAATAGGCTGGATAGATAATACATACTTTTCCCGGATTTTTCGATGCTAATAGAGAAGATCATATATATATGACATCATAGATCAAACCAATAACATGGTCATATCTCCCAAGATTAATAATAGATCGGCCCTCCTGCTAGCATGAAACAAACCCTTTATTTCGCATAGTTGATATTACATTTTCTGTGGACTAGCTAATTGAAGTTTAGCTCCtgtgttttaaaaaatcagaCGAATTGCTCAGATATCAGTGAGTGAGGTTTATTTAGGTTGGGTAATATATTTGGATTCAATGCCCTTCGTGCTCTTTCCAgtttacttaattttttttatttcgattttcttttcaCTTCAACTAAGCTCATAGTTTCGGAATTTCTATGTGAATCAAGCTCGAGAAaagtaaaaactaaaaaaagtATCATGAGCAATTGTAATAATCGTGGATAAACTTTCATCATTAATCTTCAGACTTTCTAGAGATCCCCAATGAAACTTAAACAACCTATAAAAGATTTATATATGCGAAATAGGGGTGAAATATGtttggttttataaaaaatgaaagatatattaatttattaatttttttaaaagattttatgtttttgagactTTTCAAAAGAGGTTTGGTGCAAGCAATTAGCCTATTTATAGCTATTACACACAGTTCAAAACATCAAATATAACAGGATTGATGGAATCAACATAACAAAAACCATCAAGCTTGAACATAAGGAATAATTGATGATACATATTCTATATTCTACAATATAAAGTCTGTGACTAGAGAACTTAATTTTAGTCTTTAAAACAAACCAATAAACCAAAATTTTCCGAAATATTCTTTTCCATAACACATGAGAAAAATGCAAATATAACTCAGACATTATTCCAATATAATTACATATTTATACGAGTTTTAGTTTACTTAttttatatacacacacacacacacacacatgcatcTGAGTAAATTGATGCAGGATTCCAAGAGCAGATTGGTAGCTATAGTGTGGGGGCAGATTAAGGATCACATTGGCAATATTTGTGCCGATTAAAGCTTGAGGTATTCACCATTCAGGATCTGTGATTGCTGCAGAACTCATTGCCATTCAGTATGGCTTGATGCTCGGACTCCTCTCATGTTGTCCAAATGCTGCAATCGTCATTGGAGTTTCTCTGGTTTAATTATTTCTAACATTGTAGAGCTACTTCTTTCTGGTATAGTTTTCAGATCATATATATTTGGTCATGTTAGTCATTGTGCTATCAAGGTGGTACATCGTTTTGCGTACTTTGTTTTGGTTTACTCTTCACTTTTCTGTTAGATTGAAGGTTCTTAACTATCGTGTTTGATGGATGTAGCTATTAAAGATTTATCTAAAGAATAATTTGatttctctttaaaaaaaaaattcataattagtcaTCACCCAATTAATATCATAATAAAGTGAACAATACATTTTATCATTCAGAAAAATTGCCTAATTAAAACAACAAAACTAATAGAAAAAAGGGGGAAAAACATAACCGATTtctaatttttgttttctttttttttttggcaaaaaaaGAAACCTAATGCTAGTGAAAAGTATACCAATTGGCAGCCATTTTTCCAACCCATGCAaaacttatatttaaaatttagattCTTCTTATGATTTCATGGCACCGCCGCAGTTATCCCGATCTTAGAAGCAGCCTTCAGACGTTATCGGAGAATCTGAATTCCGGCCTGTGTCCTGCGCCGTTATAAGGTGGTTTTCCCGCTGctgctcctcctcctcctcctcctcctccctTGGCAGCCATTTTTCCACCTGGGATTTTCTTGTCGAACCCGAACTCTATGTCTCCATCTCTCATGCTGAAGCTGGGTTTCTGCTTCGGTTCCCACTCCTTCGGGCCAAGATCGTGTCTCTGTTTCTGGGCTTTGGTGTTGTGGCTTGCCTGCTTCGGATGGTAGCGCCGCCGTCCGCACAGCCGTCCCAGAACACAAGCCACCGCAGACACCAAAATGATCACGGCCAAGACTACGAAAACAGGTCCGAATGAGCCGTTCGAGTGGGAAGAATTTGGCTGAGTAGCGATGGGAGCGGGGTAGAACTCAACTGGCTCTGATgacatttttatgtttttttgtttgattaatTTGTACGGAAATTGGATGCAAAGAGATGGGATTATGCGTggggaatattttttttgttctttgagTGGAAATTGAGCCAACCTAGTGAGTTAATAAAGGAAGCAATCAATTTTAAATACACACGagattataaatattttgatcttCTAATCAGTCGAAATTtggtttaatataataattttatttacactTTTAGCTTTTCACTACCAATAACAACTTATTatcattaatatcaaattttgacaaattaaacaataaaaatcttATCAGGAGAATTTACAAGatgattttcggaattttcaataattagaaaaaatcatgtttaaaaaaaacacattataaagattttatcaaatatacatatgaatgcaaaaaataataattttacttctgatttttcaaaattaaaacttttGTATTCTCTCGTAGACATTTTATGctgaatttgaaattatatataatatatataatttttttaatggatCCGAGAGGGATTTGGTTTATAGATTCTTTGACAGTCATCTTATTTCTTTCacttgagtag harbors:
- the LOC140964678 gene encoding uncharacterized protein; translation: MKQQEAETLREFVQRFNNAALEIPATTPDIMISAFTQGLRGGEFFKSLVKKPPSSYDDLLSRAEKYVNLEDAQRHKRMEQRSGRSRVEGAERGSRKRGAGEREDDKARGRGQFSSHVLLDGSRDKVMEVRESEGRWEKSQRVECSARLPSRDRREGFSSRSRQRSRSSPRRGQGPPWINQRIGEQRGEGRCQDVPQEPVEPRRRTNEDNHPMRGMIHVISGGATDGDSGRARKAHGRRLENFEISRGADLPQDPVISFGPEDLRGIVTPHNDALVVEGFEFEPVSTPLYGFAEHAILPLGQMFFPLSLGHEPWRITKMTTFTLVDTPSAYNGILGRPALKDFRAVASTYHQKLKFPVEKGVGVLWSRVGIMKES